In a single window of the Trichoderma breve strain T069 chromosome 6, whole genome shotgun sequence genome:
- a CDS encoding adaptor complexes medium subunit family domain-containing protein yields the protein MLSGVLIFNQKGENLIFRAFRNDCRPRLADVFRIQVISNAQVRSPILTLGSTTFSHVKHENIYLVAITKSNANAALVFEFLYRLIQLGKGYFGKFDEEAVKNNFVLVYELLDEIIDFGYPQNTETDTLKMYITTEGVKSESRPEDTSKITMQATGALSWRKADVKYRKNEAFVDVIEDVNLLMSATGAVLRADVTGQIVMRAYLSGTPECKFGLNDRLLLDNDGLLSLPSGNKMGTKATKAAAGSVTLEDCQFHQCVKLGKFDTDRIISFVPPDGEFELMRYRATENVNLPFKVHAIVNEVSRTKVEYSIGVKANFGSKLFATNVIIKIPTPLNTAKITERCTQGKAKYEPSENVIVWKIGRFTGQSEYVLTAEASLTSMTNQKAWSRPPLSMNFSLLMFTSSGLLVRYLKVFEKSNYSSVKWVRYMTRAGSYEIRYVILNPKIPLLC from the exons ATGCTCTCCGGCgtgctcatcttcaaccaaaAGGGCGAGAATCTCATCTTCCGCGCCTTTCGCAACGACTGCCGCCCTCGCCTTGCCGACGTCTTCCGCATCCAAGTCATCTCCAATGCCCAGGTCCGATCGCCCATCTTGACGCTGGGCAGCACGACTTTCAGCCATGTCAAGCACGAAAATATTTACCTCgtcgccatcaccaagagCAACGCCAATGCCGCGCTGGTCTTTGAGTTCCTCTACCGGCTGATTCAGCTGGGAAAGGGGTACTTTGGCAAGTTTGACGAGGAGGCCGTCAAGAACAACTTTGTGCTGGTCTacgagctgctggatg AAATCATCGACTTTGGCTATCCGCAAAACACCGAGACAGACACGCTCAAAATGTACATCACCACCGAAGGAGTCAAGTCCGAGTCGCGCCCCGAAGACACGTCCAAAATCACCATGCAGGCCACCGGCGCGCTGTCATGGCGAAAGGCAGACGTCAAGTACCGCAAGAACGAGGCCTTTGTCGATGTCATCGAGGACGTCAACCTGCTCATGTCTGCTACCGGCGCAGTTTTGCGAGCGGATGTCACGGGCCAAATCGTTATGCGCGCCTATCTCTCCGGCACCCCCGAGTGCAAGTTTGGCCTCAACGATCGACTGCTGCTGGATAACGACGGATTGCTGAGCCTGCCCAGCGGCAACAAGATGGGCAccaaggccaccaaggcGGCTGCGGGAAGCGTCACGCTGGAGGACTGCCAGTTCCACCAGTGCGTCAAGCTGGGCAAGTTTGACACAGACAGaatcatcagcttcgtccCGCCCGACGGCGAGTTCGAGCTCATGCGCTACCGTGCCACGGAAAACGTCAACCTCCCCTTCAAGGTACACGCCATCGTCAACGAGGTCAGCCGCACAAAGGTCGAGTACAGTATCGGCGTCAAGGCCAATTTCGGTTCCAAGCTCTTCGCCAccaatgtcatcatcaagatCCCGACTCCCCTCAACACCGCCAAGATCACCGAGCGTTGCACACAGGGCAAGGCCAAGTACGAGCCCAGCGAGAACGTCATTGTCTGGAAGATTGGCAGATTCACGGGCCAGAGCGAGTACGTCCTCACTGCCGAGGCTTCCCTGACAAGTATGACAAACCAGAAGGCGTGGAGCCGGCCGCCCCTGAGCATGAACTTTAGCTTGCTCATGTTTACCAGCTCAGGCTTGCTGGTACGCTATCTAAAGGTCTTTGAGAAGAGCAACTATTCCAGTGTCAAGTGGGTGCGGTACATGACAAGAGCAGGTTCATATGAAATAAGGTACGTCATCTTGAATCCAAAGATCCCTCTATTGTGCTAA